In one window of Miscanthus floridulus cultivar M001 chromosome 12, ASM1932011v1, whole genome shotgun sequence DNA:
- the LOC136498664 gene encoding pentatricopeptide repeat-containing protein At4g38150-like — MAAAAAVRRLLRGVSSTSVSNTSRLLSSTTSPPPHRSSNTNSSVAFDWSDDDADSSSHPPPSTAKKDELPPPYYDPFSKKPAVAEPSDPTNLQEIFHRMRKEGLTDYAIKMFDGLSKDGLTHEALALFAVIKDKGSMPDVVAHTAVLKAYANAGPAHWLDAVRTYDRMLASSVVPNAYTLAVLVRGLAASDRCAEAGKYLVEMLDRGMRPNVATYLAAFEAYLRMEKVEEGKVLLETMKGKGFVPDEEAVRGGTVKRGQVFDGIMNLLFGK, encoded by the coding sequence atggcagccgccgccgccgttcgccGCCTACTGCGTGGGGTTTCCTCCACCTCCGTATCCAACACCAGCCGTCTCCTCTCCTCCACCACTTCCCCACCTCCCCACCGGAGCTCCAACACCAACTCATCAGTTGCTTTCGACTGGTCCGACGACGACGCTGACAGCTCCTCACATCCACCCCCGTCCACGGCGAAGAAGGATGAACTACCTCCCCCCTACTACGACCCCTTCAGCAAGAAGCCCGCCGTTGCCGAGCCGTCCGACCCCACCAACCTACAGGAGATCTTCCACAGGATGCGGAAAGAGGGCCTCACCGATTACGCCATCAAGATGTTCGACGGATTGTCCAAGGACGGGCTCACCCACGAAGCTCTCGCGCTCTTCGCCGTCATTAAGGATAAGGGCTCCATGCCCGACGTCGTCGCCCACACCGCCGTCCTCAAGGCCTATGCCAACGCCGGCCCCGCGCACTGGCTCGACGCCGTGCGCACCTACGACCGCATGCTGGCGTCCAGCGTCGTGCCCAACGCGTACACGCTGGCCGTGCTTGTCAGGGGGCTCGCGGCCAGCGACCGGTGCGCGGAAGCCGGCAAGTACCTAGTGGAGATGCTCGACCGCGGGATGCGGCCGAATGTGGCGACGTATCTGGCCGCGTTTGAGGCGTATCTGAGGATGGAGAAAGTGGAAGAGGGGAAAGTGCTGCTAGAGACGATGAAGGGGAAGGGGTTCGTACCAGACGAGGAGGCCGTGCGTGGCGGCACTGTGAAGCGGGGGCAAGTGTTCGATGGCATAATGAACTTGCTCTTTGGCAAGTGA